The following are from one region of the Hymenobacter radiodurans genome:
- a CDS encoding ABC transporter ATP-binding protein has product MSNILQAIDVHKAYDAHVALNGVSLDIPERSIFGLLGPNGAGKTSLIRIITQITGADSGEIRFRGERLNPSHIAQIGYLPEERGLYKKMKIGEQLLYLAQLKGLSKADATQRIKAWIDRFDLRTWVGKNVEDLSKGMQQKVQFIATVLHEPSLIILDEPFSGFDPINANLIKDEILELREKGATIIFSTHRMESVEEMCDSIALINRSRKVLDGPVGKIKDTFKTNTFEVEGKGRLMVIHPDFEVLEHKERENGYFYDRIRLHEGVTPNDLLRYLIGQVEIHAFREQIPSINEIFIRRVRETMPESLVEENV; this is encoded by the coding sequence GTGAGCAACATTCTACAAGCAATTGACGTGCACAAAGCCTACGATGCGCACGTAGCCCTGAACGGCGTCAGCCTCGATATTCCTGAGCGCAGCATCTTCGGTTTGCTGGGCCCAAACGGAGCGGGCAAGACCTCTCTTATTCGCATCATCACTCAGATTACGGGCGCTGATTCGGGCGAAATCCGGTTCCGGGGCGAGCGGCTAAATCCCAGCCATATTGCCCAAATCGGCTATCTGCCAGAGGAGCGCGGGCTGTATAAGAAGATGAAGATAGGGGAGCAGCTGCTATATCTGGCCCAGCTAAAAGGGCTGAGCAAAGCTGATGCTACCCAGCGGATTAAAGCCTGGATTGACCGCTTTGACCTGCGTACTTGGGTAGGCAAAAACGTGGAGGATTTATCAAAAGGCATGCAGCAGAAGGTGCAGTTTATTGCCACAGTGCTGCACGAGCCTAGCCTGATTATCCTCGACGAGCCGTTTTCCGGTTTCGACCCAATCAATGCCAACCTAATTAAGGACGAGATTCTGGAGCTGCGCGAAAAGGGCGCTACCATCATTTTCTCCACTCACCGCATGGAATCGGTGGAGGAAATGTGCGATTCTATTGCCTTAATTAACCGCTCACGCAAGGTACTAGATGGTCCTGTGGGCAAGATTAAGGATACGTTCAAGACGAATACTTTCGAAGTAGAGGGCAAAGGCCGCTTGATGGTTATTCACCCCGACTTTGAGGTGCTGGAGCACAAGGAGCGCGAAAACGGCTACTTCTACGACCGTATTCGGCTGCACGAAGGCGTGACGCCCAACGACTTGCTGCGCTACCTTATTGGGCAGGTAGAAATCCATGCTTTCCGCGAGCAGATTCCGAGCATCAATGAAATCTTCATTCGTCGCGTGCGTGAGACGATGCCAGAGTCATTGGTG
- a CDS encoding RNA polymerase sigma factor, whose protein sequence is MAVSSLLAPDPNTAEFLTLINAHQAMLRRICRLYCPDADDQQDLFQEIVLQLWRAYPRYEPRGAKISTWMYRIGLNVAVSDLRQRTRKPAPDRLNPQILEVVQAPDLGTDSAETAALYSAIERLSEVEKAFVLLYLEEHTYEEMADILGITQNNVRVKMHRIQEKLRKIFSRSEQWN, encoded by the coding sequence TTGGCTGTTTCCTCGCTCTTGGCTCCCGATCCCAATACTGCTGAATTTCTGACGCTCATCAATGCGCATCAGGCAATGCTCCGGCGAATCTGTCGGCTGTATTGCCCCGACGCCGATGACCAGCAGGATCTGTTTCAGGAAATCGTACTGCAACTATGGCGAGCCTACCCGCGCTACGAGCCGCGGGGGGCAAAAATCAGCACTTGGATGTATCGCATTGGGCTAAACGTGGCCGTGTCGGATTTGCGCCAGCGCACCCGCAAACCGGCTCCCGACCGCCTCAACCCGCAGATATTAGAAGTAGTCCAGGCACCCGACCTCGGCACCGATTCAGCGGAAACTGCCGCGCTTTACAGTGCTATTGAGCGGCTGTCGGAAGTGGAAAAGGCTTTTGTGCTGCTATACCTAGAAGAGCACACTTATGAGGAAATGGCCGACATTCTCGGGATTACGCAGAATAACGTGCGCGTCAAAATGCACCGCATCCAAGAAAAACTACGCAAGATTTTCAGTCGCTCAGAGCAATGGAATTAA